One genomic window of Campylobacter curvus includes the following:
- a CDS encoding mechanosensitive ion channel domain-containing protein, giving the protein MSKILFSLLLCLAFVFGADNNNTDQNDTNIVDITKQIQTLNAQIQILKAQQTDANSSVKSSNLDTLEKKKSRLLDKIPLSIMQIDVKQKDIDKFKLQKASLEKKVARYEKQDDKDLYIKNAIELEKMKIGESYFTTLVNLENIFKNGAKAGSIKDLIDTGLLNLQTNSYVSIKELKDSLGDNTNAYDSALSDLELQKETSEEILTYLKANAELLSSNLILSELNLTNAIEYINKLVPLNSAKFNTGKIIIIIVVFAFFVSLTRLLAKLTYWLMSLLTSLQESKDIKDQILDIIKKPITCLLIIYALNICIGIGFYPAPMPINTANVFSIIDIAGFTWLILAILDGYGTLLLGKIAQKSGRKEVVNLVLKIVYFIIIILALLMVLSRLGFDISALIASLGIGGLAVAFAAKDIIANFFASVMLLFDNAFSQGDWIVCGDIEGTVVEIGLRKTTVRSLDNALIFVPNSKLTSDPIKNWSRRKVGRNIKMTIGLTYDSKPPVILKCIDEIRQMLLEHPKISKSDNGGAFRAKDSRSRFKQNIVSIDDLAGYKSRLWVWLDKLNDSSIDININCFTKTIVGDEYVLVKQDIIFKIMDIVESNGLSFAFPSQSLYVENAGSNELQPILNNDKISKETV; this is encoded by the coding sequence ATGAGTAAAATTTTATTTTCCCTGCTTTTGTGTCTGGCATTTGTTTTTGGCGCCGATAACAACAATACCGACCAAAACGACACGAACATCGTAGACATCACAAAACAGATCCAAACCCTAAACGCTCAGATACAAATTCTAAAAGCGCAGCAAACGGACGCGAACTCCTCGGTCAAATCATCAAATTTAGACACGCTCGAAAAGAAAAAAAGTAGGCTGCTTGATAAGATCCCGCTTTCTATAATGCAAATCGACGTCAAGCAAAAGGATATCGATAAATTCAAGCTTCAAAAAGCCAGCCTCGAAAAAAAGGTCGCAAGATATGAAAAGCAAGATGACAAGGACCTTTACATAAAAAATGCCATCGAGCTTGAGAAGATGAAGATAGGAGAGTCTTATTTCACGACTCTTGTCAATCTTGAAAATATATTTAAAAACGGCGCAAAAGCGGGCTCGATAAAAGATCTCATAGACACCGGACTTTTAAACCTGCAGACAAATTCTTATGTGAGCATCAAGGAGCTAAAAGATAGCCTGGGAGATAATACGAACGCCTACGACAGCGCGCTGTCGGATCTTGAGCTGCAAAAGGAGACTAGCGAGGAGATATTGACATATTTAAAGGCAAACGCCGAGCTTTTGAGCTCAAACCTCATCCTATCGGAGCTAAATTTAACCAACGCGATAGAGTATATCAATAAACTAGTACCGCTAAATTCCGCTAAATTCAACACCGGCAAGATCATCATCATCATCGTGGTATTCGCCTTTTTCGTATCCCTCACCAGGCTTTTGGCAAAGCTCACGTATTGGCTCATGTCCTTGCTCACTTCGCTTCAAGAGAGCAAAGATATAAAAGATCAAATTTTAGACATAATCAAAAAGCCTATCACCTGCTTGCTCATCATCTACGCCCTAAATATCTGTATAGGCATAGGATTTTACCCGGCTCCGATGCCTATAAATACCGCAAATGTATTTTCTATCATCGATATCGCGGGCTTTACTTGGTTGATTTTAGCTATACTTGATGGATACGGCACGCTTTTGCTGGGCAAGATCGCGCAAAAAAGCGGACGCAAAGAGGTTGTAAATTTAGTCTTAAAGATCGTTTATTTCATCATAATCATCTTAGCTCTTTTGATGGTGCTAAGCAGGCTAGGCTTTGATATTTCCGCGCTCATCGCATCTCTTGGTATCGGCGGTTTGGCCGTAGCGTTTGCGGCAAAAGACATAATCGCAAATTTCTTCGCCTCCGTGATGCTGCTCTTTGACAACGCTTTCTCGCAGGGAGACTGGATAGTTTGCGGCGATATAGAGGGCACGGTCGTGGAGATAGGCCTTAGGAAAACGACGGTCAGGAGCCTCGATAACGCACTCATTTTCGTGCCAAATTCCAAGCTCACTAGCGATCCGATAAAAAACTGGTCGCGCCGCAAGGTCGGACGAAACATAAAAATGACGATCGGCCTCACCTACGACTCCAAGCCGCCTGTGATATTAAAATGTATAGACGAGATAAGGCAGATGCTACTTGAACACCCTAAAATTTCAAAGTCTGACAACGGCGGGGCGTTCAGAGCTAAGGATAGCAGGAGTAGGTTTAAGCAAAATATCGTTAGTATCGATGATCTCGCGGGCTATAAAAGCAGGCTTTGGGTGTGGCTAGACAAACTAAACGACAGCTCGATAGACATCAACATAAACTGCTTTACAAAGACGATAGTGGGCGATGAATACGTCCTAGTTAAGCAAGATATAATATTTAAGATAATGGATATCGTAGAGAGCAACGGACTAAGCTTTGCCTTCCCGAGCCAAAGCCTATATGTGGAAAATGCAGGCTCAAACGAGTTGCAACCTATCTTAA
- a CDS encoding carbonic anhydrase, with protein sequence MDSLLEGAVKFMEDGFLEHEELFKSLQHAQDPHTLFISCVDSRVVPNLITNCLPGELFMVRNIANIVPPYRVSSEFLATTSAIEYALEVLNIKNIIICGHSDCGGCAALYQDESKFKNTPNVRNWIKLIEPIKHEVLKFTSDDPAKMAWLTERLNVINSIENILTYPNVKSEHEAGRLEIYGWHYIIETGEIFSYDLKSKTFKLLAVRQDKHE encoded by the coding sequence ATGGATTCACTGCTTGAAGGTGCGGTTAAATTTATGGAAGATGGCTTTTTGGAGCATGAGGAGCTGTTTAAAAGTTTGCAACATGCGCAAGATCCGCATACGCTTTTTATCTCGTGCGTGGACTCGCGGGTGGTGCCTAATCTAATAACAAACTGCCTGCCGGGCGAGCTTTTCATGGTCAGAAATATCGCAAATATCGTACCGCCTTACCGCGTCAGTAGCGAATTTTTGGCTACTACTTCGGCGATAGAGTATGCACTTGAAGTGTTAAATATAAAAAATATAATAATATGCGGCCACTCAGACTGCGGCGGCTGTGCGGCGCTGTATCAAGACGAGAGTAAATTTAAAAATACGCCAAACGTCAGAAACTGGATCAAGCTCATCGAGCCGATAAAGCATGAGGTGCTTAAATTTACCAGCGACGATCCGGCCAAGATGGCGTGGCTGACCGAGCGGCTAAATGTCATAAATTCCATAGAAAATATACTGACCTATCCTAACGTAAAGAGCGAACACGAGGCGGGTAGGCTCGAAATTTACGGCTGGCATTATATCATCGAGACGGGTGAAATTTTCAGCTACGATCTAAAAAGCAAGACGTTTAAGCTCCTAGCCGTCAGACAGGACAAGCATGAGTAA